The Burkholderia cepacia genome includes a region encoding these proteins:
- the ubiA gene encoding 4-hydroxybenzoate octaprenyltransferase, whose translation MLARFPLYLRLVRMDKPIGSLLLLWPTLNALWIASDGHPRWPLLVIFSLGTLLMRSAGCAMNDYADRDFDRHVKRTADRPLTSGKIRAWEAVAIAVGLAFISFLLILPLNTLTKELSVVALFVAGSYPFMKRFFAIPQAYLGIAFGFGIPMAFAAVQDTVPTIAWVMLVANIFWSVAYDTEYAMVDRDDDIKIGIRTSALTFGRFDVAAVMACYAATLGIYVWIGVTLGFGLAYWAGWAAAVGCALYHYTLIKGRERMPCFAAFRHNNWLGGVLFAGIAAHYAVAGL comes from the coding sequence ATGCTTGCCCGCTTTCCCCTGTATCTGCGGCTCGTCCGGATGGACAAGCCGATCGGCAGCCTGCTGCTGCTGTGGCCGACGCTCAACGCGCTGTGGATCGCGTCCGACGGCCATCCGCGCTGGCCGCTGCTCGTGATCTTCTCGCTCGGTACGCTGCTGATGCGCTCGGCCGGCTGCGCGATGAACGACTACGCCGACCGCGATTTCGACCGCCACGTGAAGCGCACGGCCGACCGGCCGCTGACGTCGGGCAAGATCCGCGCGTGGGAAGCCGTTGCGATCGCCGTCGGGCTCGCATTCATCTCGTTCCTGCTGATCCTGCCGCTCAATACGCTGACGAAGGAACTGTCCGTCGTCGCGCTGTTCGTCGCGGGCTCGTATCCGTTCATGAAGCGTTTCTTCGCGATTCCGCAGGCGTATCTCGGCATCGCGTTCGGCTTCGGCATTCCGATGGCGTTCGCGGCCGTGCAGGACACGGTGCCGACGATCGCGTGGGTGATGCTGGTCGCGAACATTTTCTGGTCGGTCGCGTACGACACCGAATACGCGATGGTCGATCGCGACGACGACATCAAGATCGGGATCCGTACGTCCGCGCTGACGTTCGGCCGCTTCGACGTCGCGGCCGTGATGGCGTGTTATGCGGCGACGCTCGGCATCTACGTGTGGATCGGCGTGACGCTCGGCTTCGGCCTCGCGTACTGGGCCGGCTGGGCGGCGGCGGTCGGCTGTGCGCTGTATCACTACACGCTGATCAAGGGCCGCGAGCGGATGCCGTGCTTCGCCGCGTTCCGGCACAACAACTGGCTCGGCGGCGTGCTGTTCGCGGGGATCGCCGCGCATTACGCGGTGGCCGGGCTCTGA
- a CDS encoding YggS family pyridoxal phosphate-dependent enzyme, whose product MSDLAARLESVHRHIADAARAAGRDPATVSLLAVSKTFPAADVRAAHAAGQRAFGENYVQESIDKIDALADLRAQLEWHFIGPLQSNKTRAVAERFDWVHSVDRLKIAQRLSEQRPAHLPPLNVCVQVNISGEASKSGVAPADVAEVARAVAALPSLRLRGLMAIPEPAGDTDAQRAPHRALRALFDALRADGLPLDTLSMGMSADLDAAVLEGATIVRVGTAIFGARDYSH is encoded by the coding sequence ATGTCCGATCTCGCCGCCCGCCTCGAATCCGTTCATCGCCACATCGCCGACGCCGCCCGCGCGGCCGGCCGCGATCCCGCCACCGTCTCGCTGCTCGCCGTCTCGAAGACGTTTCCCGCCGCCGACGTGCGCGCCGCGCATGCGGCCGGGCAGCGTGCATTCGGCGAAAACTACGTGCAGGAATCGATCGACAAGATCGACGCGCTCGCCGACCTGCGCGCGCAGCTCGAATGGCATTTCATCGGGCCGCTGCAATCGAACAAGACGCGCGCGGTTGCCGAACGCTTCGACTGGGTCCATTCGGTCGACCGGCTGAAGATCGCCCAGCGGCTGTCGGAACAGCGCCCCGCGCACCTGCCGCCGCTCAACGTGTGCGTGCAGGTGAACATCAGCGGCGAGGCGTCGAAGAGCGGCGTCGCGCCGGCCGACGTGGCCGAGGTCGCGCGCGCGGTCGCCGCGCTGCCGTCGCTGCGGCTGCGCGGCCTGATGGCGATTCCCGAACCGGCCGGCGACACCGACGCGCAGCGTGCGCCGCATCGCGCACTGCGTGCACTGTTCGACGCGTTGCGCGCCGACGGCCTGCCGCTCGATACGTTGTCGATGGGCATGTCAGCCGATCTCGACGCGGCCGTGCTCGAAGGCGCGACGATCGTGCGCGTCGGCACCGCGATCTTCGGCGCGCGCGATTACTCGCACTGA
- the katG gene encoding catalase/peroxidase HPI yields MSTESKCPFNHTAGGGTTNKDWWPNQLNLNILHRHSALSDPMDKDFDYAEAFKKLDLAAVKKDLHALMTMSQDWWPADFGHYGGLFIRMAWHSAGTYRTADGRGGAGGGQQRFAPLNSWPDNVSLDKARRLLWPIKQKYGRNISWADLLILTGNVALESMGFKTFGYAGGRVDTWEPDDVYWGSEKIWLELSGGPNSRYTGKRELESPLAAVQMGLIYVNPEGPDGNPDPVAAAHDIRETFARMAMNDEETVALIAGGHTFGKTHGAGPASNVGPEPEAAGLEEQGLGWKSTFGTGKGKDAITSGLEVTWTSTPTQWSNDFFKHLFSYEWELTKSPAGAHQWVAKDAGEVIPDAYDASKKHRPTMLTTDLSLRFDPAYEKISRRFYENPAEFADAFARAWFKLTHRDMGPRSRYLGPEVPAEALLWQDPVPAVDHELIDDADAAALKAKVLATGLSVSQLVSTAWASAATFRGSDKRGGANGARIRLAPQKDWEVNRPAELAKVLATLEGVQNAFNDAQTGGKKVSLADLIVLAGAAGVEQAAKNAGVAVTVPFAPGRADASQEQTDIEAMAVLEPVADGFRNYVKGKYRVPAEALLVDKAQLLTLSAPEMTVLVGGLRVLGANVGQSAHGVFTDRPEALTNDFFVNLLDMGTEWKPVSAANDVFEGRDRATGKVKWTGTRVDLIFGSHAQLRALAEVYGSADAKEKFARDFVAAWNKVMNLDRFDLA; encoded by the coding sequence ATGTCGACTGAAAGCAAGTGCCCGTTCAACCACACCGCTGGTGGCGGCACGACGAACAAGGACTGGTGGCCGAATCAGCTCAACCTGAACATCCTGCACCGGCATTCGGCGCTGTCCGATCCGATGGACAAGGATTTCGACTACGCGGAGGCGTTCAAGAAGCTGGATCTCGCTGCGGTGAAGAAAGACCTGCACGCGCTGATGACGATGTCGCAGGACTGGTGGCCGGCCGACTTCGGCCATTACGGCGGCCTGTTCATCCGCATGGCCTGGCACAGCGCCGGCACGTACCGCACGGCCGACGGCCGCGGCGGCGCGGGCGGCGGGCAGCAGCGCTTCGCGCCGCTCAACAGCTGGCCGGACAACGTCAGCCTCGACAAGGCGCGCCGGCTGCTGTGGCCGATCAAGCAGAAGTACGGCCGCAACATCTCGTGGGCCGACCTGCTGATCCTGACCGGCAACGTCGCGCTCGAATCGATGGGCTTCAAGACGTTCGGTTACGCCGGCGGCCGCGTCGACACGTGGGAACCGGACGATGTGTACTGGGGTTCGGAAAAGATCTGGCTGGAACTGAGCGGCGGCCCGAACAGCCGCTACACGGGCAAGCGTGAGCTCGAAAGCCCGCTCGCCGCCGTGCAGATGGGCCTCATCTACGTGAACCCGGAAGGCCCGGACGGCAACCCCGACCCGGTCGCTGCCGCGCATGACATCCGCGAGACGTTCGCGCGCATGGCGATGAACGACGAAGAGACGGTCGCGCTGATCGCGGGCGGCCATACGTTCGGCAAGACGCACGGTGCCGGTCCGGCGTCGAACGTCGGCCCCGAGCCGGAAGCCGCGGGCCTCGAGGAGCAGGGTCTCGGCTGGAAGAGCACGTTCGGCACGGGCAAGGGCAAGGACGCGATCACGAGCGGCCTCGAAGTCACGTGGACGTCGACGCCGACGCAGTGGAGCAACGACTTCTTCAAGCACCTGTTCAGCTACGAGTGGGAGCTCACGAAGAGCCCGGCCGGCGCGCACCAGTGGGTCGCGAAGGACGCCGGCGAAGTGATTCCCGATGCGTACGACGCGTCGAAGAAGCATCGCCCGACGATGCTGACGACCGACCTGTCGCTGCGTTTCGATCCCGCCTACGAGAAGATCTCGCGCCGTTTCTACGAGAACCCGGCCGAGTTCGCCGACGCGTTCGCGCGCGCCTGGTTCAAGCTCACGCACCGCGACATGGGCCCGCGCTCCCGTTATCTCGGCCCGGAAGTGCCGGCTGAGGCGCTGCTGTGGCAAGACCCGGTTCCGGCCGTCGACCACGAGCTGATCGACGACGCCGATGCGGCCGCCCTGAAGGCGAAGGTGCTGGCAACGGGCCTGTCGGTGTCGCAGCTCGTGTCGACCGCATGGGCGTCGGCCGCGACGTTCCGCGGGTCGGACAAGCGCGGCGGCGCGAACGGTGCGCGTATCCGCCTGGCGCCGCAGAAGGACTGGGAAGTGAACCGTCCGGCTGAACTCGCGAAGGTGCTCGCGACGCTCGAAGGCGTGCAGAACGCGTTCAACGACGCGCAGACGGGCGGCAAGAAGGTATCGCTTGCCGACCTGATCGTGCTGGCCGGTGCGGCCGGCGTCGAGCAGGCCGCGAAGAACGCGGGCGTCGCGGTGACGGTGCCGTTCGCACCGGGCCGTGCGGATGCATCGCAGGAACAGACCGACATCGAAGCGATGGCCGTGCTCGAGCCGGTCGCGGACGGCTTCCGCAACTACGTGAAGGGCAAGTACCGGGTGCCGGCCGAGGCGCTGCTGGTCGACAAGGCGCAACTGCTGACGCTGAGCGCGCCCGAGATGACGGTGCTCGTCGGCGGCCTGCGCGTGCTCGGCGCGAACGTCGGGCAGAGCGCGCATGGCGTGTTCACCGACCGTCCGGAAGCGCTGACCAACGACTTTTTCGTGAACCTGCTCGACATGGGCACGGAATGGAAGCCGGTGTCGGCCGCGAACGACGTGTTCGAAGGGCGCGATCGCGCGACGGGCAAGGTGAAGTGGACCGGCACGCGCGTCGACCTGATCTTCGGCTCGCATGCGCAGCTGCGTGCGCTGGCCGAGGTGTACGGCAGCGCGGATGCGAAGGAGAAGTTCGCACGCGACTTCGTCGCGGCCTGGAACAAGGTGATGAACCTCGACCGCTTCGACCTCGCGTAA
- the proC gene encoding pyrroline-5-carboxylate reductase encodes MKIAFIGGGNMAAALIGGLIKRGVAADGLYAVDVNEDVRARAAQQFGIRTGVAVDATLADYDAIVLAVKPQVLKDVAQALAPHLKTQLVISIAAGIRGSDLARWLGDYARIVRTMPNTPALVGMGVTGLAALPGVDAAGRELASSVLGAVGEIVWFDDESKLDAVTAISGSGPAYVFYFIEALQEAARRLGMNDEQGRALAVATFAGAAQLAAQSGEPASVLRERVTSKGGTTAAALASFDAQGVKDAIVRGALAAEARAKEMGDELGRD; translated from the coding sequence ATGAAAATCGCATTCATCGGCGGCGGCAACATGGCCGCGGCCCTGATCGGCGGCCTGATCAAGCGCGGCGTCGCCGCTGACGGCCTGTATGCCGTCGACGTCAACGAAGACGTGCGCGCACGCGCCGCGCAGCAATTCGGCATCCGCACCGGCGTGGCCGTCGACGCGACGCTCGCCGACTACGACGCGATCGTGCTCGCGGTGAAGCCGCAGGTGCTGAAGGATGTCGCGCAGGCGCTCGCGCCGCACCTGAAGACACAGCTCGTGATCAGCATCGCGGCCGGCATCCGCGGCAGCGATCTCGCGCGCTGGCTCGGCGACTACGCACGCATCGTGCGCACGATGCCGAACACGCCCGCGCTCGTCGGCATGGGCGTGACGGGCCTCGCCGCGCTGCCGGGCGTCGATGCGGCGGGCCGCGAACTCGCGTCGAGCGTGCTCGGCGCGGTCGGCGAGATCGTGTGGTTCGACGACGAGTCGAAGCTCGATGCCGTCACGGCCATTTCGGGCAGCGGCCCCGCATACGTGTTCTATTTCATCGAAGCGCTGCAGGAGGCCGCGCGCCGGCTCGGCATGAACGACGAACAGGGCCGCGCGCTCGCGGTCGCGACGTTCGCGGGCGCCGCGCAACTCGCCGCGCAATCGGGCGAGCCGGCGAGCGTGCTGCGCGAGCGCGTGACGTCGAAGGGCGGCACGACGGCCGCCGCGCTCGCATCGTTCGACGCGCAGGGCGTGAAGGACGCGATCGTGCGCGGCGCGCTCGCGGCCGAAGCGCGTGCGAAGGAAATGGGCGACGAACTCGGGCGCGATTAA